In Nocardia sp. NBC_00403, one DNA window encodes the following:
- a CDS encoding PIN domain-containing protein yields the protein MLAKLGAQAEAGFLRSLAAEELQVEQLLPADYARMADLVVQYGRFPLGAADASVIAIAERFGIKRVATLDHRHFRQVVPKRCAALELVPGEEKLTRRRR from the coding sequence ATGCTCGCCAAGCTCGGCGCACAAGCCGAGGCCGGTTTCCTCCGTTCGTTGGCGGCCGAAGAACTCCAGGTTGAACAACTCCTCCCCGCCGACTATGCGCGCATGGCAGACCTTGTAGTCCAGTACGGAAGGTTCCCGCTCGGTGCGGCAGACGCGTCGGTAATTGCCATCGCGGAACGGTTCGGGATCAAGAGGGTGGCAACACTTGATCACCGTCATTTCCGTCAGGTAGTTCCAAAACGCTGCGCCGCTTTGGAACTCGTGCCGGGCGAAGAGAAATTGACCAGGCGTCGACGGTAG